A part of Aegilops tauschii subsp. strangulata cultivar AL8/78 chromosome 2, Aet v6.0, whole genome shotgun sequence genomic DNA contains:
- the LOC109736018 gene encoding uncharacterized protein, protein MGLCMSSGGAAAAVRADGQPASTAMVLLPTGELREYPRPATAAEALDDNSVAGDAGWFLCDADAMGFEGPVAAVAGAEELRPGQIYFVLPAEARKNGLRREDLAALAVRASAALVSKANANASGSGGRRRRAGSVSPLVFAPPPEVDGTLAYKTVPALAAKRRPVARAKSAGRMQRFAPDLTAIPECE, encoded by the coding sequence ATGGGGCTCTGCATGTCtagcggcggcgcggcggcggcggtgcgggcagACGGGCAGCCTGCCTCCACGGCTATGGTACTGCTGCCAACCGGGGAGCTGCGGGAGTACCCGCGCCCGGCCACAGCGGCAGAGGCGCTCGATGACAACTCGGTGGCTGGGGACGCCGGCTGGTTCTTGTGCGACGCCGACGCGATGGGGTTCGAGGGCCCCGTGGCCGCCGTGGCCGGGGCCGAGGAGCTCCGCCCGGGGCAGATCTACTTCGTGCTCCCCGCCGAGGCCCGTAAGAACGGGCTACGGCGCGAGGACCTCGCCGCGCTCGCCGTCAGGGCGTCCGCGGCGCTCGTCAGCAAGGCCAACGCCAACGCCTCCGGCAGCGGCGGGCGGAGGAGGCGCGCCGGCTCTGTTTCGCCGCTCGTGTTCGCCCCGCCGCCGGAGGTGGACGGGACCCTTGCCTACAAGACCGTGCCGGCGCTGGCGGCGAAGAGGCGGCCGGTGGCGCGCGCGAAGAGTGCCGGGAGGATGCAGCGCTTTGCACCTGATCTGACCGCCATTCCCGAGTGCGAGTGA